Proteins encoded together in one Lysinibacillus sp. FSL K6-0232 window:
- a CDS encoding JAB domain-containing protein translates to MRLQAIEKIRGGKENDRKQLFQPIYEIIRLRAERRKLPKKYLAEQLNQHTVRSPEDFASSAIKFMSDEGREIFLVACLSTQNELLSLHRCHIGTLDMNLVSPREVFKTAIMQNAASIIVAHNHVRSNCTPSPEDEVVTERLQQAGEIIGVELLDHLIVTSNQFISLKEKSYFY, encoded by the coding sequence TTGCGGCTTCAAGCAATCGAAAAAATTCGTGGAGGGAAAGAAAATGACAGAAAACAATTATTCCAACCTATCTATGAAATCATTCGATTAAGGGCAGAAAGACGCAAGTTACCAAAGAAATACCTTGCTGAGCAGTTAAATCAGCATACGGTAAGAAGTCCAGAAGATTTTGCGAGTAGTGCTATCAAGTTTATGAGTGATGAGGGGAGAGAAATATTTTTAGTGGCTTGTCTGTCTACTCAAAATGAATTGTTATCTTTGCATCGCTGTCACATAGGTACACTCGATATGAACCTTGTATCACCAAGAGAAGTCTTTAAAACAGCAATAATGCAAAATGCGGCGTCTATCATCGTGGCACATAATCATGTGCGTTCCAATTGTACGCCAAGTCCAGAGGATGAAGTAGTGACAGAACGCTTGCAACAAGCAGGGGAAATAATAGGGGTGGAATTACTCGACCATTTAATCGTGACAAGTAATCAGTTTATCTCGCTAAAAGAAAAAAGCTACTTCTACTAG
- a CDS encoding BlaI/MecI/CopY family transcriptional regulator: protein MFHKLTNTEMEIMQIIWELNRSVTSSELLEIFVEKAWKGQTINTFLSQLVDKGLLSVTRGKWRMNHYSPCITFREYKKREAKSILDTMYQGSVKTFLTTLYGERVVDDELEQWLSEKQVNR, encoded by the coding sequence GTGTTCCATAAATTAACGAATACCGAAATGGAAATTATGCAAATCATTTGGGAACTGAATCGTTCTGTTACATCAAGTGAATTATTAGAAATCTTTGTAGAAAAAGCTTGGAAAGGACAAACCATCAATACCTTTTTATCTCAATTAGTTGATAAAGGATTATTATCTGTAACAAGAGGAAAATGGCGCATGAATCATTATAGCCCTTGTATAACATTTAGAGAATACAAGAAAAGGGAAGCTAAAAGTATATTAGATACAATGTATCAAGGGTCTGTGAAAACCTTTTTAACGACACTCTACGGTGAGAGAGTAGTAGATGATGAATTGGAACAATGGCTTTCAGAGAAGCAGGTGAATAGATAG
- a CDS encoding ISL3 family transposase, with the protein MLLPLPSFFEVSFPSDEEPNVFPATVGAYSVPCPICQGKTIRHAQTLRRFRHGYAWHLGFIWIEMAIPRHRCVACDLTFTYDFGLGIIQASSAMFRKELVRRCHGRSIADVAREYELPYTTVERWYYLLAANELTDEIATTICVDEFALRKGHHYATSVLNADSGRILAIVPHRNQDAITTALQKVTGPIRAVVSDFAPAMANAIQAVYPTAIHVLDRFHLVQFFTDAQQRRRRYLGEAKKHHQSRFIDRCLARKPEQLTDEERGFVAQWHQEDLPTKYIYQALNHMRYVLKATTMTQAKRRLTEWFKRYQFHLCSAVSKIAKTLSTREKALLDTIISPLSNGMMEGTNNKIKLIKRRGFGYRNENRLFLRLRLEIGH; encoded by the coding sequence ATGCTATTACCGTTACCATCTTTTTTCGAAGTTTCTTTTCCATCTGACGAAGAACCAAATGTATTTCCTGCTACTGTAGGTGCTTATTCAGTGCCATGTCCAATTTGCCAAGGGAAAACGATTCGTCATGCGCAAACATTACGTCGTTTTCGTCATGGCTATGCTTGGCACCTCGGATTTATTTGGATTGAGATGGCGATTCCACGTCATCGTTGTGTTGCTTGCGACCTCACATTTACCTATGACTTCGGTTTAGGAATTATCCAAGCGTCTTCAGCTATGTTTCGTAAAGAACTTGTAAGGCGTTGCCACGGGCGTTCCATTGCTGATGTGGCACGTGAATATGAACTGCCCTACACGACGGTTGAGCGTTGGTATTACTTGCTGGCAGCTAATGAATTAACGGATGAAATCGCCACTACTATTTGTGTAGACGAGTTCGCTTTGCGCAAAGGACATCATTATGCGACCAGTGTTTTAAATGCCGACTCAGGTCGTATTTTGGCAATTGTTCCTCATCGAAATCAGGACGCTATTACCACTGCTTTACAAAAAGTAACAGGTCCAATTCGTGCGGTGGTCAGTGATTTCGCTCCAGCGATGGCGAATGCGATACAAGCCGTTTATCCCACTGCGATTCATGTGCTGGATCGCTTTCATCTCGTGCAATTTTTCACCGATGCCCAGCAGCGAAGACGCCGGTATTTAGGAGAAGCCAAAAAGCATCATCAATCGCGATTCATTGACCGTTGTTTGGCACGAAAACCTGAACAATTAACGGATGAAGAACGTGGATTTGTTGCACAGTGGCATCAGGAAGATTTGCCTACAAAATACATTTATCAAGCATTGAATCATATGCGTTATGTACTAAAAGCAACAACGATGACACAAGCAAAACGACGATTAACAGAATGGTTTAAACGGTATCAATTTCATCTTTGTAGTGCCGTTTCTAAAATCGCAAAAACATTGAGTACACGTGAAAAAGCATTGCTAGATACCATTATTTCACCGCTATCAAATGGCATGATGGAAGGAACGAATAATAAAATTAAACTTATTAAAAGACGTGGTTTTGGCTATCGAAATGAAAACCGTTTATTTCTTCGTTTACGTTTAGAAATAGGTCACTGA
- a CDS encoding recombinase family protein, producing MIFQDDGQSGTTDYERIDFQRMIRDIETGKVDCIICKTLARAFRNYSDQGYFLERIFPLYNVHFISIGDPAIDTYINPEVIQGLEVPMTGLLNDRYAARISNDVRRTLNTKRRNGEFIGSFAPYGYKKNPENKNHLIIDEEAAQVVHNIYHWFVYDGMSKAGLVKHLNELGVPIPSQYKRQKGFNHRTPNDTKNDGMWALGTIHRILTNEMYIGTMVQGQQRVVSYKIHDKITPPEEEWFVVENTHEPIIKKSLFKKAQSLQKRDTRTTPDEKNVHLFSGFLHCPDCGMGMTRKIKRHQRKTGLKEYAYYVCSTYAIKHKGKCTLHSMNVEDITEVVLRAIQTQIVLVDDMTIIVQEINKQPIVRTKSKQLEQLYKVKQQELEKITAVTDNLYMDWKTGDITKAEYSWMKAKFEQKMNEVTQVIANLETEMATVQKGIGVNHSYLQTFLKHKNIQALDRGLLIELIDTIYIHENKEMTIQFNFADQHQHMLEFIQQNKKPFMTMKNQVM from the coding sequence ATGATATTTCAGGATGATGGACAATCTGGTACAACCGACTATGAACGAATAGATTTTCAACGGATGATACGAGATATTGAAACAGGCAAAGTGGACTGTATTATTTGTAAGACGCTTGCGAGAGCTTTTCGGAATTATTCTGACCAAGGCTATTTTTTAGAAAGAATATTCCCTCTCTACAATGTGCACTTTATTAGCATAGGCGACCCAGCTATTGACACCTATATAAATCCAGAGGTCATACAGGGATTAGAAGTGCCAATGACAGGACTATTGAATGACCGTTATGCTGCTCGTATATCAAACGATGTTCGTCGTACTCTTAATACAAAACGACGAAATGGTGAATTTATCGGCTCATTCGCTCCTTACGGCTATAAAAAGAACCCTGAAAATAAAAATCATCTTATTATTGATGAAGAAGCCGCACAAGTTGTCCACAACATTTACCATTGGTTTGTCTATGATGGCATGAGTAAAGCAGGGCTTGTGAAACATTTAAACGAATTAGGTGTTCCAATACCATCTCAGTATAAACGACAAAAAGGGTTTAATCACCGTACACCCAATGATACTAAGAATGATGGCATGTGGGCTTTAGGGACAATCCATCGTATCTTAACCAATGAAATGTATATTGGTACAATGGTACAGGGTCAACAGCGAGTGGTTAGCTATAAAATTCATGATAAAATTACACCACCAGAAGAAGAATGGTTTGTGGTGGAAAACACACATGAACCAATTATTAAAAAATCTTTATTTAAAAAAGCCCAAAGTTTACAAAAACGTGATACCCGTACCACACCAGATGAAAAAAACGTCCATCTTTTCTCTGGCTTCCTTCATTGTCCAGACTGCGGAATGGGCATGACAAGGAAAATAAAGCGACACCAAAGAAAAACAGGATTGAAAGAATATGCTTATTATGTTTGTTCTACCTATGCGATTAAACATAAAGGAAAATGCACACTTCATAGCATGAATGTAGAGGACATCACAGAAGTTGTATTACGAGCGATACAAACACAAATAGTGCTTGTGGATGATATGACCATCATCGTTCAAGAAATTAATAAACAGCCTATTGTTCGGACAAAATCAAAACAATTAGAACAGCTATACAAGGTAAAACAACAAGAGCTAGAAAAAATAACAGCCGTCACAGATAATCTATATATGGATTGGAAAACTGGAGATATTACAAAAGCTGAATATTCATGGATGAAAGCTAAATTTGAGCAGAAAATGAATGAAGTGACACAGGTGATTGCCAACCTCGAAACCGAAATGGCGACTGTTCAAAAAGGCATTGGTGTGAACCATTCCTATCTCCAAACATTTTTAAAGCATAAAAATATTCAAGCACTTGACCGAGGTTTATTGATTGAGCTGATTGATACGATTTATATTCATGAGAACAAAGAAATGACGATTCAATTTAATTTTGCAGACCAGCATCAGCATATGTTGGAATTTATTCAACAAAACAAGAAGCCATTCATGACAATGAAAAACCAAGTGATGTGA
- a CDS encoding GntR family transcriptional regulator, producing MRCIAIHSFNNEKPIFQQIRERVENAILDGQLQPEDRLPSTNEFAKEYQINPATAGKGVNELVDKGLIYKKRGVGMFVHPDAKNILIAKRKENFLQQHIELLKKEARRLGISDEELQKMLQGG from the coding sequence GTGAGGTGCATTGCGATTCATTCTTTTAATAATGAGAAGCCTATTTTCCAACAAATTCGTGAAAGGGTTGAGAATGCTATTTTAGATGGACAGTTACAGCCTGAGGATCGCCTTCCCTCCACAAATGAATTTGCTAAGGAATACCAGATTAACCCTGCTACTGCTGGGAAAGGTGTGAATGAGTTAGTGGATAAAGGTCTTATTTATAAAAAAAGAGGTGTTGGTATGTTTGTACATCCAGATGCAAAAAATATTTTAATTGCTAAGCGCAAAGAAAATTTCTTGCAACAGCATATTGAGCTATTAAAAAAGGAGGCTCGGCGATTAGGTATTTCCGATGAAGAATTACAAAAAATGCTACAGGGGGGATAA
- a CDS encoding phage holin, which produces MRINWKVRLQHIPFLLGLFSLLLLLAQQVAAIFGFELTNAMGDQISSIFNTILSILVLLGVVVDPTTKGTSDSERALMYRRPR; this is translated from the coding sequence ATGAGAATTAACTGGAAGGTTCGTCTTCAACATATACCATTTTTACTGGGGCTATTTTCACTATTACTGTTACTAGCACAGCAGGTAGCGGCTATTTTTGGCTTTGAATTAACAAATGCAATGGGTGACCAAATTTCCTCTATTTTCAATACAATTTTATCCATTCTTGTGCTACTAGGCGTAGTTGTAGACCCAACAACAAAAGGCACAAGTGATAGTGAACGAGCTTTAATGTATCGAAGACCAAGATAA
- a CDS encoding ABC transporter C-terminal domain-containing protein yields the protein MSLELERRIAKLEEEMADLRQELQHLKHTQGSEKINTLNARQSMIEQARPVVPKPTPPKPLREPINKPALTPKPKSAKVPEKEVQPQPTMEERVMWALPKVFMVILVMGVLWGLKLVSDYGYLSNGVKIILAYALSVGLAAIAYGLERKKAGSSAITISLYGGAFIVGILTTAASAILYNMIALTPALGITFVYIGYGIAISYFKKNEALTIFVAFTSLLLPYLLEYMDFNAVIISTFVIVLFAMLQIVIYQHKQKLALYVATFFSVVAVSVVAFMNYEQRLVFALGLLAILAIFYASWCLLYNAQSKWKPLHIGCYFTLSTFSLLLMNLIIPSLNVGEWLLFIFIGLLAAVAAYSYRQKWQEVFDSAITLAFVILCNALLIMNIPNNVEDLLYPLITFAGVMMSLRLRASMMKVVSSGSFMITLVLNFIFHEPMPFFSIDHLSLVMPIVYLAVIYVYARRPKEVLSPFEKVMKDLYVIDILAVITVGYFLAYISKLDTAYIVSMDNVPYMMCIALAVLFTVSLFVQEHYKGRALTPVLGAFFLLFAIMVGTRPAMMESLNLGTRIIYLAVIVAIIVDIIVKGYIYRLYEKHIEKYVDAIVTSGIILTMISVLGFVQQFTYNNMLDWKVSIAFTTLTLFLTASIALWLSSTHQFKALRTTGFLILVVAFIKLIFFDLSALDLLIRAILFITIGGIGMLLSGRLLRKKE from the coding sequence ATGTCCCTTGAATTGGAGCGAAGAATTGCTAAGCTTGAAGAGGAGATGGCGGATTTACGCCAGGAATTACAGCACTTAAAACATACGCAAGGCTCTGAGAAAATAAACACGCTTAATGCCAGACAATCAATGATTGAGCAGGCAAGACCAGTAGTACCAAAACCAACACCACCAAAGCCACTAAGAGAACCAATCAATAAACCAGCACTTACACCAAAGCCAAAGTCAGCGAAAGTGCCAGAAAAAGAGGTGCAACCACAGCCAACGATGGAGGAACGTGTTATGTGGGCACTTCCAAAGGTCTTTATGGTTATTTTAGTAATGGGGGTGCTTTGGGGATTAAAGCTTGTTAGTGATTATGGTTATTTATCGAATGGCGTAAAAATCATCCTCGCCTATGCATTATCGGTAGGGCTAGCAGCAATAGCCTATGGGCTGGAGCGTAAAAAAGCAGGCTCATCTGCCATTACGATTTCATTATATGGTGGGGCATTTATTGTTGGTATTTTAACAACAGCAGCTAGCGCTATTTTATATAACATGATCGCTTTAACACCAGCTCTTGGTATTACGTTTGTTTATATTGGCTATGGAATTGCTATTAGTTATTTTAAGAAAAACGAAGCACTTACTATATTTGTTGCATTTACATCTTTATTATTACCATATTTACTAGAATATATGGACTTTAATGCTGTTATTATTTCAACCTTTGTTATCGTGCTATTTGCGATGCTGCAAATAGTCATTTATCAGCATAAGCAAAAGCTGGCACTTTATGTTGCAACATTTTTCTCTGTTGTTGCTGTAAGTGTTGTTGCATTTATGAACTACGAGCAACGACTTGTATTTGCACTAGGTCTACTTGCTATTTTGGCAATCTTTTATGCAAGCTGGTGTCTTTTATATAATGCACAATCTAAATGGAAGCCACTCCATATTGGCTGTTATTTTACATTGAGTACATTTAGTTTGTTATTAATGAATTTGATAATCCCTTCTCTTAATGTAGGGGAATGGTTATTATTTATCTTTATAGGCTTATTAGCTGCTGTGGCTGCATACAGTTACCGACAAAAGTGGCAGGAAGTATTTGATAGTGCGATTACGCTTGCATTTGTTATTTTATGTAATGCACTCTTAATTATGAATATACCAAATAATGTAGAAGACTTACTTTACCCACTTATTACCTTTGCAGGTGTCATGATGAGCTTACGCTTACGGGCAAGTATGATGAAGGTTGTAAGTTCGGGTAGTTTTATGATAACGTTGGTGCTTAACTTTATCTTCCATGAACCAATGCCGTTCTTTAGCATTGATCATTTAAGCCTAGTAATGCCAATTGTATATCTTGCTGTGATTTATGTATATGCAAGACGTCCAAAAGAGGTATTATCGCCATTTGAAAAGGTTATGAAAGATTTATATGTCATTGATATTTTAGCTGTTATCACAGTAGGCTACTTCTTAGCCTATATTAGCAAGCTAGATACAGCTTATATTGTTAGCATGGATAATGTTCCATATATGATGTGTATCGCATTAGCAGTGTTATTTACAGTGTCACTATTTGTACAGGAGCACTATAAAGGGCGTGCCTTAACACCAGTGCTTGGCGCATTTTTCTTATTATTTGCGATTATGGTCGGCACAAGGCCAGCAATGATGGAAAGCTTAAATCTTGGAACAAGAATCATTTACCTTGCCGTAATTGTAGCAATTATTGTGGACATTATTGTCAAAGGCTATATTTATCGCTTATACGAAAAGCATATCGAGAAATATGTAGATGCCATTGTCACATCAGGCATTATACTAACGATGATATCCGTTTTAGGATTTGTACAACAATTTACGTACAATAATATGCTGGATTGGAAAGTAAGCATTGCCTTTACAACACTGACATTATTCCTAACAGCTAGCATTGCTCTTTGGCTTAGCTCAACCCATCAGTTCAAAGCATTACGCACAACAGGCTTTCTTATTTTAGTCGTAGCATTTATCAAACTAATCTTCTTCGACCTATCCGCCCTTGATTTATTAATTAGAGCCATCCTATTTATCACAATCGGTGGTATTGGGATGCTGTTATCAGGTAGGCTGCTGCGGAAGAAGGAATAA